In Ruminococcus sp. HUN007, a genomic segment contains:
- a CDS encoding EAL domain-containing protein produces the protein MDKALAEKQFRIVYQPKYSVVGNKPKLTSAEALTRWYHPEFGIVSPKDYISLFETNGLIHKLDRYVWNEAASQIKKWKEKFGVCVPVSVNVSRIDIFDPKLSRTLSDITSENGLENDKLLLEITESAYTEDLLQVVNTVDGLRSQGFKIEMDDFGSGYSSLNMLTSLPIDALKLDMEFIRNICESKKNCRLVSIMIDIARLLKVPVIAEGVETRGQMELLKEVGCDIIQGYYFSKPLGPEEFEELISAEYAEGTHAYS, from the coding sequence ATGGACAAAGCACTGGCTGAAAAGCAGTTCAGGATCGTTTATCAGCCAAAATACAGTGTAGTGGGAAACAAGCCGAAGCTTACCAGTGCAGAGGCACTTACAAGATGGTATCATCCTGAATTCGGAATTGTCAGTCCGAAAGATTACATTTCACTTTTTGAAACCAACGGACTTATTCATAAACTCGACCGTTACGTCTGGAATGAAGCAGCTTCTCAGATAAAGAAATGGAAAGAAAAATTTGGTGTCTGCGTTCCTGTTTCGGTCAACGTTTCAAGGATCGACATTTTTGATCCGAAACTCAGCAGAACTCTGAGTGACATAACAAGCGAAAACGGACTTGAAAATGATAAACTGCTTCTTGAGATAACCGAGTCAGCTTATACTGAGGATCTTTTACAGGTCGTAAACACTGTTGACGGTCTGCGCAGCCAGGGATTCAAAATTGAAATGGATGACTTCGGAAGCGGCTATTCTTCACTCAATATGCTGACTTCTCTGCCGATAGATGCTCTGAAACTCGATATGGAGTTTATCAGGAATATATGCGAAAGCAAGAAAAACTGCCGCCTTGTGAGCATAATGATAGATATAGCAAGACTGCTTAAAGTGCCGGTCATTGCTGAAGGCGTTGAAACCAGAGGGCAGATGGAATTACTGAAAGAGGTAGGCTGTGATATTATTCAGGGTTACTATTTTTCCAAACCTCTGGGCCCTGAAGAATTTGAAGAACTGATCTCTGCTGAATATGCGGAGGGTACTCATGCTTACAGTTGA
- a CDS encoding response regulator, whose protein sequence is MQELLERKRGLYRTILLVDDELIEREMLGAMLSDQYHILYAENGALALDIINREKQKLSLVILDLHMPELDGYSLLKIIRSDAELRRIPVIMLTSEKCAEVESLKLGASDFISKPYEAPDVVRARVMHSIELAEDSVIIHETERDELTGLFNKEFFFQYGKRLDLQNEKMPMDALVIDINRFHMVNELYGREYANLVLRKIGETIHKIVKQNGGLACRSNSDTFCVYIPHDTELQKKVSFYVAVINKKFERGKVSVRMGIYSDDGSGLSMEQRFDRAFLACRKLRDSYSTCFSFLQCGTSYKRITC, encoded by the coding sequence ATGCAGGAATTGCTTGAACGCAAAAGGGGACTTTATCGCACAATTCTTTTAGTGGACGATGAGCTGATCGAACGTGAAATGCTCGGCGCTATGCTCAGTGATCAGTATCATATTCTTTATGCGGAAAACGGCGCTCTTGCACTTGATATAATAAACAGGGAAAAGCAGAAACTTTCTCTTGTTATTCTTGATCTGCATATGCCTGAACTTGACGGGTACAGCCTTCTGAAAATAATCCGTTCTGATGCTGAGCTCAGACGAATTCCTGTAATAATGCTTACTTCAGAAAAATGTGCGGAAGTTGAAAGCCTGAAACTCGGAGCCAGTGATTTTATTTCCAAGCCGTATGAGGCTCCTGATGTTGTCAGAGCCAGAGTTATGCATTCAATTGAACTTGCTGAGGACAGTGTGATAATACACGAGACTGAGCGCGATGAACTTACCGGCCTTTTTAACAAGGAATTTTTCTTCCAGTACGGTAAAAGGCTCGACCTTCAGAATGAAAAAATGCCGATGGACGCACTTGTTATCGATATTAACAGATTCCATATGGTAAATGAACTGTACGGCCGGGAATATGCCAATCTTGTACTCAGAAAAATAGGTGAAACCATACATAAAATAGTCAAGCAGAACGGCGGACTTGCATGCCGCAGCAACAGTGATACATTCTGCGTTTACATCCCTCACGACACAGAACTCCAAAAGAAAGTATCCTTCTATGTTGCAGTTATAAATAAAAAGTTCGAACGAGGCAAGGTAAGCGTCAGAATGGGTATTTATTCTGACGACGGCAGCGGCCTGAGTATGGAACAGAGATTTGACCGCGCATTTCTGGCCTGCCGTAAACTCAGAGACAGCTATTCGACATGCTTCAGTTTTTTACAGTGCGGAACTTCATACAAAAGAATTACATGCTGA